From Bosea sp. NBC_00550, the proteins below share one genomic window:
- the cobD gene encoding threonine-phosphate decarboxylase CobD produces MRGAGAIVAEDDIWHGGDLATARALFPDAPQPWIDLSTGINPIPYPLPALPLSLWTRLPGADDEAALIAAARAAYRVPDGAGIVAAPGTQILIELLPHLAPAGPVAILGPTYAEHAHAWRKAGFTVMEAASPTEAAATVVVVNPNNPDGRMLSRTELAGLAVRCAARGGLLVVDEAFADFTPETSLVRDLPAGALVLRSFGKTYGLAGLRLGFAIGAADLMARLRASLGPWSVAGPALHVGAQALADRDWLARAGADRSRDAARLDALLAPYGRIVGGTSLFRLLETPTASALFVRLGRHGIYVRRFQSAPDRLRFGLPGDEAAWSRLQAALIDAPETSPPA; encoded by the coding sequence ATGCGGGGCGCGGGCGCGATCGTGGCTGAGGACGACATCTGGCATGGCGGCGATCTCGCCACGGCCCGCGCGCTCTTTCCGGATGCGCCGCAACCGTGGATCGATCTCTCCACCGGGATCAATCCGATCCCCTATCCGCTTCCGGCGCTGCCGTTAAGCCTCTGGACGCGCCTGCCCGGCGCCGATGACGAGGCCGCGCTCATCGCCGCCGCCCGCGCGGCCTACCGGGTGCCGGACGGCGCAGGCATCGTCGCGGCGCCCGGCACGCAAATCCTGATCGAGCTGCTGCCGCATCTCGCGCCGGCCGGGCCCGTCGCCATCCTCGGTCCGACCTATGCGGAACACGCCCATGCCTGGCGCAAGGCGGGCTTCACGGTGATGGAGGCGGCATCGCCCACCGAGGCGGCTGCGACCGTCGTCGTGGTCAATCCCAACAACCCCGATGGCCGCATGCTCTCGCGAACGGAACTCGCCGGCCTCGCCGTCCGCTGTGCCGCGCGCGGCGGCCTGCTCGTCGTCGACGAGGCCTTCGCCGATTTCACGCCGGAGACGAGCCTCGTGCGGGATTTGCCCGCTGGCGCGCTCGTCCTGCGCTCCTTCGGCAAGACCTATGGGCTCGCAGGCCTGCGTCTCGGCTTCGCCATCGGCGCTGCCGATCTGATGGCGCGGCTCCGAGCATCGCTCGGGCCCTGGTCGGTGGCGGGACCTGCCTTGCACGTCGGCGCGCAGGCCCTCGCGGATCGCGATTGGCTCGCCAGGGCCGGCGCAGATCGCAGCCGTGATGCCGCACGCCTGGACGCGCTGCTCGCGCCGTATGGCCGCATCGTGGGCGGCACCAGCCTGTTCCGCCTGTTGGAGACGCCGACTGCATCGGCACTCTTCGTCCGCCTCGGCCGCCACGGCATCTATGTCCGCCGCTTTCAGAGCGCACCCGACCGTTTGCGCTTCGGCCTGCCCGGCGACGAGGCCGCGTGGTCGCGCTTGCAGGCGGCGCTCATTGATGCGCCCGAAACATCGCCACCAGCGTGA
- a CDS encoding D-2-hydroxyacid dehydrogenase, which produces MALLPPEGELTIGFAHAAYQLRDEFARRNRAARSFEVRSLDELRERGPEADIIVVSGMWRNDLLPRLPKLRFIQSVSAGTDQFDKAALGAAGVRLASAQGGNERAVAEHAMSLILALTRQIHFARDNQAKQSWRPMIGDRALREDELGGETLVVVGLGRIGLRLAKLAAAFDMRVIGVRRSPEPQPHVEAIVHPDKLAETVAQADFVALTCPLTPETEGLVDARILAAMKPSAYLINVARGRVVDEAALLDALGNGGIAGAGLDCFHDEPLPAASPFWRLPQVIVTPHSAGETRAYESNVIDILIDNLDRLARGDAGLRNQIV; this is translated from the coding sequence ATGGCATTGCTGCCGCCGGAAGGCGAATTGACGATAGGCTTCGCGCACGCCGCCTATCAGCTCAGGGACGAATTCGCCCGCCGCAATCGCGCCGCCCGCAGCTTCGAGGTCCGCAGCCTCGACGAATTGCGCGAGCGCGGGCCGGAGGCGGATATCATCGTCGTCTCCGGCATGTGGCGTAACGATCTGTTGCCGAGGCTGCCGAAGCTGCGCTTCATCCAGTCGGTCAGCGCCGGCACCGACCAGTTCGACAAGGCGGCGCTCGGCGCAGCCGGTGTCCGTCTCGCCAGTGCACAGGGCGGCAACGAGCGCGCCGTGGCCGAGCATGCGATGTCGCTGATCCTGGCGCTGACCCGGCAAATCCATTTCGCCCGGGACAATCAGGCAAAGCAGTCCTGGCGGCCGATGATCGGCGATCGCGCGCTCCGCGAGGATGAGCTCGGCGGCGAGACGCTGGTCGTCGTCGGGCTCGGCCGCATCGGCCTGAGGCTGGCGAAGCTCGCGGCCGCGTTCGACATGCGCGTCATCGGCGTGCGCCGCAGCCCCGAGCCGCAGCCGCATGTCGAAGCCATCGTCCATCCCGACAAGCTCGCGGAAACGGTCGCGCAGGCGGATTTCGTCGCGCTGACCTGCCCGCTGACCCCCGAGACGGAAGGGCTGGTCGACGCCCGCATCCTCGCGGCGATGAAGCCCTCCGCCTACCTGATCAATGTCGCGCGTGGCCGCGTGGTCGACGAAGCCGCGTTGTTGGATGCCCTCGGCAATGGCGGGATCGCCGGTGCCGGGCTCGATTGCTTCCATGACGAGCCGCTGCCGGCGGCCTCGCCGTTCTGGCGCCTGCCGCAGGTCATCGTCACCCCGCACAGCGCCGGCGAGACCCGCGCCTATGAGAGCAATGTCATCGATATCCTCATCGACAATCTGGATCGTCTCGCACGCGGCGACGCAGGCCTGCGCAACCAGATCGTCTGA
- a CDS encoding MFS transporter yields MASPRFLRPGGPSLIVALGVTQVFGYGALYYAFTVLAPRITESFGWPPEWTYGGLAAGLFLGGAVAPVTGSLIDRYGTRLVMTVGSALAGLSLLALAEARGIVSYVAAMVALQAVTTAVFYDAAFAALTQARGGQARRAISQLTLIGGFASTLFWPLTSSLLAVLDWRGVYRLYGLSQILVCMPLHLLFLPGRVKRPVAAHASGAAASAPAEPETAYLTGDARRRAFLWLALAFSLQGFVVSAMAIHLLTLLRGFGLGAAVAVGIGAMLGPSQVAGRLVEMLFGRAVSPVTTAWVSACLMPLGLALLLVGGSLPVVAGLFAVAFGISMGLSSIVRGTVPLQLFGPVGFGATMGKLSAPGLVIKAAAPLAFAVALERGGVTVSTLLLIAFSALAAVALFLLARSRR; encoded by the coding sequence ATGGCTTCGCCCAGATTTCTTCGGCCCGGCGGGCCGTCGCTCATCGTCGCGCTCGGCGTCACGCAGGTCTTCGGCTATGGCGCGCTCTACTACGCCTTCACCGTGCTGGCGCCGCGCATCACCGAAAGCTTCGGCTGGCCGCCGGAATGGACCTATGGCGGTCTGGCGGCCGGGCTCTTCCTCGGCGGCGCCGTCGCCCCGGTGACCGGCAGCCTGATAGACCGCTACGGCACGCGGCTGGTGATGACGGTGGGATCGGCCTTGGCCGGGCTGTCCCTGCTGGCGCTGGCGGAGGCGCGGGGCATCGTCAGCTACGTCGCGGCCATGGTCGCGCTGCAGGCGGTGACCACCGCGGTCTTCTACGATGCGGCCTTCGCTGCGCTGACGCAGGCGCGCGGCGGCCAGGCACGGCGCGCCATCAGCCAGCTCACCCTGATCGGCGGCTTCGCCTCGACGCTGTTCTGGCCATTGACCAGCAGCCTGCTGGCGGTCCTCGACTGGCGCGGCGTCTACAGGCTCTACGGCCTGTCGCAGATCCTGGTCTGCATGCCGTTGCACCTCCTCTTCCTGCCGGGGCGGGTGAAGCGGCCGGTGGCGGCGCATGCCTCGGGCGCAGCCGCATCGGCGCCGGCGGAACCCGAAACGGCCTATCTCACGGGCGATGCCCGCCGCCGCGCCTTCCTGTGGCTGGCGCTGGCCTTTTCGCTGCAGGGCTTCGTCGTCTCTGCCATGGCGATCCATCTGCTGACGCTGCTGCGCGGCTTCGGCCTCGGCGCTGCGGTCGCGGTCGGCATCGGCGCGATGCTCGGGCCTTCTCAGGTGGCGGGGCGATTGGTCGAGATGCTGTTCGGCCGCGCCGTCTCGCCCGTCACCACTGCCTGGGTTTCCGCCTGCCTGATGCCGCTTGGCCTTGCGCTGCTGCTGGTCGGCGGATCGCTGCCGGTGGTTGCCGGCCTCTTCGCCGTTGCCTTCGGCATCAGCATGGGGCTGAGTTCGATCGTGCGCGGCACGGTGCCGTTGCAACTGTTCGGGCCGGTCGGCTTCGGCGCGACGATGGGCAAGCTCTCGGCGCCCGGCCTCGTCATCAAGGCGGCGGCGCCGCTGGCCTTCGCCGTGGCGCTGGAGCGCGGCGGCGTGACGGTCTCGACGCTGCTGCTGATCGCCTTCTCGGCCCTGGCTGCCGTCGCGCTCTTCCTGCTGGCACGCAGCCGGCGCTGA
- a CDS encoding GMC family oxidoreductase: MSDAVPSDRRLIGSFDYVVIGAGSAGCVVANRLAADPDTKVLVLEAGGLDDWIWLHIPVGYLFAIGNPRADWLFQTEPQPGLGGRALAYPRGKVVGGSSAINAMVYMRGQAADYDGWRQLGLTGWGWDEVLPYFLRHEDHIAPPPGGLHKAGGEWRVEHPRVRWAILDAIRDAAEATGIAKIPDFNTGDNEGSSYFQVNQRRGRRLSAYRAFLKPLLEQRDRTNLRLETRVHVERIVFENGRAKAVEFTHGLGTPSEEKLRVEVSGEVVLSAGAIASPLLLERSGIGNGARLQGLGLETLVNAPGVGENLQDHLQIRPVYKVQGVKTLNSDYAKVWRRPLMALQWAALRSGPLTMAPSQVGAFAKSAPHYATANLQYHFQPLSLDSWGSGLHPFDAFTASVCNLRPTSRGSVHLRSADVHDTPVISPNYFDTEEDRQVAIDALKLTRRIVAQAPLARFRPEEYLPGAEADSDEALLDAAAKLGTTIFHPVGTARMGRDDDPGAVLDERLRVRGVMGLRVIDASVMPAITSGNTANPTMMIAEKGVAMLKEDARS; encoded by the coding sequence ATGTCCGACGCCGTGCCTTCCGACCGCCGCCTGATCGGCAGCTTCGACTACGTCGTCATCGGCGCAGGATCGGCCGGCTGCGTCGTCGCCAACCGCCTCGCGGCCGATCCGGACACCAAGGTCCTCGTGCTGGAAGCGGGCGGGCTGGACGACTGGATTTGGCTCCACATTCCGGTCGGCTATCTCTTCGCCATCGGCAATCCCCGCGCCGACTGGCTGTTCCAGACCGAGCCCCAGCCCGGCCTCGGCGGGCGGGCGCTGGCCTATCCGCGCGGCAAGGTCGTAGGCGGCTCCTCGGCGATCAACGCCATGGTCTATATGCGCGGCCAGGCGGCCGATTATGACGGCTGGCGCCAGCTCGGGCTGACCGGCTGGGGCTGGGACGAGGTGCTGCCCTATTTCCTCAGGCATGAGGACCATATCGCGCCGCCGCCCGGCGGGCTGCACAAGGCCGGCGGGGAATGGCGCGTCGAGCATCCGCGCGTGCGCTGGGCGATCCTCGACGCCATCCGCGACGCGGCCGAGGCTACCGGCATCGCCAAGATCCCGGATTTCAACACCGGCGACAACGAGGGATCATCCTATTTCCAGGTGAACCAGCGGCGTGGGCGCCGCTTGAGTGCCTATCGCGCCTTCTTGAAGCCGCTGCTCGAACAGCGCGACCGCACCAACCTGCGGCTGGAGACGCGCGTCCATGTCGAGCGCATCGTCTTCGAGAACGGCCGGGCCAAGGCGGTCGAATTCACCCATGGCCTGGGAACACCCAGCGAGGAGAAGCTGAGGGTCGAGGTCAGCGGCGAGGTCGTGCTCTCGGCCGGCGCGATCGCCTCCCCGCTGCTGCTCGAACGCTCCGGCATCGGCAATGGCGCGCGCCTGCAGGGCCTCGGGCTGGAGACGCTGGTGAATGCGCCCGGCGTCGGCGAGAACCTGCAGGACCATCTCCAGATCCGGCCGGTCTACAAGGTCCAGGGGGTCAAGACGCTGAACAGCGACTACGCCAAGGTCTGGCGGCGCCCGCTGATGGCGTTGCAATGGGCGGCGCTGCGCTCCGGCCCGCTGACGATGGCGCCCTCGCAGGTCGGCGCCTTCGCCAAATCCGCGCCGCATTATGCCACCGCCAATCTCCAGTACCATTTCCAGCCGCTCTCGCTCGACAGCTGGGGTTCGGGCTTGCACCCCTTCGACGCGTTCACGGCGAGTGTCTGCAATCTCAGGCCGACCAGCCGCGGCAGCGTCCATCTGCGCTCCGCCGACGTGCACGACACGCCGGTGATCTCCCCGAACTATTTCGACACCGAGGAAGACCGGCAGGTCGCGATCGACGCACTGAAGCTGACCCGCCGGATCGTGGCGCAGGCACCGCTGGCACGCTTCCGGCCGGAGGAATATTTGCCGGGTGCGGAGGCCGACTCGGACGAAGCGCTGCTGGATGCCGCCGCAAAGCTCGGCACCACGATCTTCCACCCGGTCGGCACGGCGAGGATGGGACGCGACGACGATCCCGGCGCCGTGCTGGACGAGCGCCTGCGCGTGCGCGGCGTCATGGGCCTGCGCGTCATCGACGCCTCGGTGATGCCGGCCATCACCTCGGGCAACACCGCCAACCCGACCATGATGATCGCCGAGAAGGGCGTGGCGATGCTCAAGGAGGACGCGCGCAGCTGA
- a CDS encoding NAD(+) synthase codes for MSFRNIHAHGLVRIACAAPRLKVADPAFNVAETIALLRRADEGGASLCLFPELGISAYAIDDLLQQNALLDAVREALSRLVEESRSLRCVAVVGAPLRVEGRLFNCAVTIHRGRILAAVPKTYLPNYREFYERRQFASGERAGALYIDLCGQEVPFGTDILLAASDIPDLIVHMEICEDVWTPIPPSSFAALAGATVLLNLSASNVTIGKSDWRHSLCKAHSGRCIAAYAYSAAGTGESTTDLAWDGQAMIYENGALLAEAERFAAEPQLILADIDLERLAMDRIRQNTFGDSADMHRDRLGFRRIDFTLDPDRGSDLGLARTVERFPFVPNEDARLNELCFEAYNIQSHGLRKRLESTRLDKVVIGVSGGLDSTQALIVAAHTFDALGLPRENILAYTLPAFATSKDTKDNAWRLMRSLGVSAEEIDMTPACRQMLVDIGHPFAKGEPVYDITFENVQAGARTSVLFRLANRHNALVMGTGDLSELALGWCTYGVGDHMSHYNVNGSVPKTLIQHLIRWVAQSGRFGAEASAVMLDILSTEISPELVPGDGDKPAQKTEDFVGPYALQDFNLFYTTRYGFKPSKIAFLAEHAWRDATAGDWPPNMEAAKRVAYDLPVIKRWLGVFIRRFFETSQFKRSAMPNGPKVSSGGSLSPRGDWRAPSDASAAPWLKDWERIPD; via the coding sequence ATGAGCTTCCGCAACATTCACGCCCACGGTCTCGTCCGGATCGCATGCGCCGCGCCGCGGCTGAAGGTTGCCGATCCCGCCTTCAACGTGGCCGAGACCATCGCGCTGCTGCGCCGGGCCGATGAAGGCGGCGCCTCGCTCTGCTTGTTTCCGGAACTCGGCATCAGCGCCTATGCGATCGACGATCTGCTGCAGCAGAACGCGCTGCTCGACGCGGTGCGTGAGGCCCTGTCGCGGCTCGTCGAGGAAAGCCGGAGCCTGCGCTGCGTCGCGGTCGTCGGTGCGCCCCTGCGCGTCGAGGGGCGGCTGTTCAACTGCGCCGTCACGATCCATCGCGGCCGCATCCTCGCCGCCGTGCCGAAGACCTATCTACCGAACTACCGCGAATTCTACGAGCGCCGGCAGTTCGCCTCGGGCGAGCGCGCCGGTGCGCTCTATATCGATCTCTGCGGCCAGGAGGTGCCTTTCGGCACGGACATTCTGCTCGCCGCTTCCGACATCCCCGATCTCATCGTCCATATGGAGATCTGCGAGGACGTCTGGACGCCGATCCCGCCGAGCTCCTTCGCCGCGCTCGCCGGCGCGACCGTGCTGCTCAACCTCTCGGCTTCAAACGTGACCATCGGCAAGTCCGACTGGCGCCACTCTCTTTGCAAAGCGCATTCAGGGCGCTGCATCGCCGCCTATGCCTACTCCGCCGCCGGCACCGGCGAATCGACCACCGATCTCGCCTGGGACGGGCAGGCGATGATCTACGAGAACGGCGCGCTGCTGGCCGAGGCCGAGCGCTTCGCCGCCGAGCCGCAGCTCATCCTCGCCGATATCGACCTCGAGCGGCTGGCGATGGACCGCATCCGCCAGAACACCTTCGGCGACAGCGCCGACATGCATCGCGACAGGCTCGGCTTCCGCCGTATCGACTTCACGCTCGATCCGGATCGCGGCTCGGATCTGGGCCTCGCTCGCACGGTCGAGCGCTTCCCCTTCGTGCCGAATGAGGATGCCCGGCTGAACGAGCTTTGCTTCGAGGCCTACAACATCCAGTCGCACGGTCTGCGCAAGCGGCTGGAGAGCACGCGGCTCGACAAGGTTGTGATCGGCGTCTCCGGCGGCCTCGATTCGACGCAGGCGCTGATCGTCGCGGCCCATACCTTCGATGCGCTCGGCCTCCCCCGCGAGAACATCCTCGCCTATACGCTGCCGGCCTTCGCCACGAGCAAGGACACCAAGGACAACGCCTGGCGGCTGATGAGATCGCTCGGTGTCAGCGCCGAGGAGATCGACATGACGCCGGCCTGCCGGCAGATGCTGGTCGATATCGGCCATCCCTTCGCCAAGGGCGAGCCGGTCTACGACATCACCTTCGAGAACGTGCAGGCGGGCGCGCGCACCTCGGTGCTGTTCCGCCTCGCCAACCGGCACAACGCGCTGGTGATGGGCACCGGCGACCTTTCGGAATTGGCGCTCGGCTGGTGCACCTATGGCGTCGGCGATCACATGTCGCACTACAACGTTAACGGCTCCGTGCCGAAGACGCTGATCCAGCATCTCATCCGCTGGGTGGCGCAATCCGGCCGCTTCGGCGCGGAAGCCTCGGCCGTGATGCTCGACATCCTCTCAACCGAGATATCGCCCGAGCTGGTGCCGGGCGACGGCGACAAGCCGGCCCAGAAGACCGAAGATTTCGTCGGCCCCTATGCGCTGCAGGACTTCAACCTGTTCTACACCACGCGCTACGGCTTCAAACCCAGCAAGATCGCCTTCCTGGCCGAGCATGCCTGGCGCGACGCGACCGCCGGCGACTGGCCGCCGAACATGGAGGCAGCAAAGCGCGTCGCCTATGATCTCCCGGTGATCAAGCGCTGGCTCGGCGTCTTCATCCGCCGCTTCTTCGAGACCAGCCAGTTCAAGCGCTCGGCCATGCCGAACGGCCCGAAGGTTTCCTCCGGCGGCTCGCTCTCGCCCCGCGGCGACTGGCGCGCGCCGAGCGACGCCTCGGCTGCGCCCTGGCTGAAGGATTGGGAGCGGATTCCGGATTGA
- a CDS encoding flagellar motor protein MotB yields the protein MAKPPQPIIIKKVKKAAHAHHGGAWKIAYADFVTAMMAFFLLMWLISMTTQEQKIGLAEYFAPAAPSPTTSGAGGVLMGTVLDKAGNKPSAPRDAARGTTGQDDKARPTNSGRASDREVSRPAAGVQANYSAIASLRQALQKMPEIAELSRNIVIEPTKEGLNVSLVDEYGRTMFPEGSVQPYERTRLVLEALAPTLRRLPNQLSVAGHTAAARPGSVQAVDSWSLTAGRALAVREILSGAGLPSNRFVSVVGRADTEPLFVDNPYTPPNRRVTITLLNAEPPLPPGVIP from the coding sequence ATGGCCAAGCCCCCCCAGCCGATCATCATCAAGAAGGTCAAGAAGGCCGCTCATGCGCACCATGGCGGGGCCTGGAAGATCGCCTATGCGGACTTCGTGACCGCCATGATGGCGTTCTTTCTGCTGATGTGGCTGATCAGCATGACGACGCAGGAGCAGAAGATCGGCTTGGCGGAATACTTCGCCCCGGCGGCTCCGAGTCCTACAACCAGTGGCGCTGGCGGCGTCCTGATGGGCACCGTCCTAGACAAGGCAGGCAACAAGCCGTCGGCGCCCCGCGACGCGGCGAGGGGCACTACCGGGCAGGACGACAAAGCGCGCCCAACAAATTCGGGCCGCGCCAGCGACCGCGAGGTCAGCCGCCCGGCCGCCGGCGTGCAGGCCAACTACAGCGCCATAGCCAGCCTCCGGCAGGCGCTCCAGAAGATGCCCGAAATTGCCGAGCTGTCGCGCAACATCGTGATCGAGCCGACCAAGGAGGGGTTGAACGTTTCCCTCGTGGACGAGTACGGCCGCACCATGTTCCCCGAGGGCTCGGTCCAGCCCTACGAGCGCACTCGTCTCGTGCTGGAGGCGCTCGCGCCCACCCTGCGCCGGCTGCCCAACCAACTGTCTGTCGCCGGCCATACGGCCGCCGCGCGCCCGGGCTCGGTGCAGGCCGTCGATTCCTGGAGCCTCACCGCCGGGCGAGCGCTCGCCGTGCGCGAGATACTGTCGGGCGCCGGGCTCCCCAGCAACCGCTTCGTTTCCGTGGTGGGACGCGCGGACACCGAGCCGCTCTTCGTCGACAATCCCTACACCCCGCCGAACCGACGGGTGACGATCACGCTGCTCAATGCGGAGCCGCCGCTACCCCCGGGGGTCATTCCCTGA
- the motA gene encoding flagellar motor stator protein MotA — MRLIVGTIIVFVCVFGSYAAMGGHLEVLWQPFEFVIILGAAIGAFVIGNPAPVLKAVPAMLGTLMKGPKYKQECYVELLGMQYSLYKFVKQKGMLAVEEHIDNPSESTLFNAFPTFAANHHAVEFVCDYMRMLTMGANNVHEMDALMDEELETHHQEQERVVAAMQSLADGTPALGIVAAVLGVIKTMGAITEPPEVLGHLIGGALVGTFFGVFVAYGFFGPMAQSLKGIYEAESKYYLSLKAGLLAHISGQPPVMAVEFARKALMSDVRPTFSEVEAATADLPA, encoded by the coding sequence ATGCGGCTGATCGTCGGCACAATCATCGTCTTCGTCTGCGTCTTCGGCAGCTACGCGGCGATGGGTGGCCACCTTGAGGTCCTTTGGCAGCCGTTCGAGTTCGTCATCATCCTCGGTGCAGCGATCGGTGCCTTCGTCATCGGCAACCCCGCGCCGGTGCTCAAGGCCGTGCCCGCCATGCTCGGCACGCTCATGAAGGGCCCCAAGTACAAGCAGGAATGCTATGTCGAACTGCTGGGGATGCAGTATTCATTGTACAAATTTGTGAAGCAGAAGGGCATGCTCGCGGTCGAGGAGCACATCGATAATCCGAGCGAGTCCACGCTGTTCAACGCCTTCCCGACTTTTGCAGCGAACCATCATGCGGTCGAGTTCGTCTGCGACTACATGCGGATGTTGACGATGGGCGCCAACAACGTCCACGAGATGGACGCTCTCATGGACGAGGAACTGGAGACGCACCACCAGGAGCAGGAGCGTGTCGTTGCGGCCATGCAGTCGCTCGCCGACGGAACACCGGCGCTCGGCATCGTCGCCGCCGTGCTCGGCGTGATCAAGACGATGGGGGCGATCACCGAGCCGCCGGAGGTGCTGGGACATCTGATCGGCGGCGCGCTCGTCGGCACCTTCTTCGGCGTCTTCGTCGCCTACGGCTTCTTCGGGCCCATGGCGCAGTCGCTCAAGGGCATCTACGAGGCGGAATCCAAATACTACCTTTCACTCAAGGCGGGTCTCCTCGCCCATATCAGCGGCCAGCCGCCGGTGATGGCGGTAGAATTTGCCCGCAAGGCTCTGATGAGCGACGTCCGCCCGACCTTCAGCGAAGTGGAAGCGGCAACCGCCGATCTGCCTGCCTAG
- a CDS encoding IS30 family transposase, with product MKQRRRIYYSAAQRAEIWDRWKAGESMSSIGRRFDRESSSVFSVLSPTGGIRPPDRRRAPRALTLSEREEISRGLSTRRSLRVIARQLGRSPSTVSREVQRNGGPDRYRAARSDQAAWDRALRPKPCKLACRPGLARTVSGKLQRNWSPEQIAGWLKRTCPREPHNQVSHETIYRSLFIQTRGVLKKELLDHLRARRTIRRSRHASLKRNGLGQIRDAVSISERPASVEDRAVPGHWEGDLIGGSRNSYVATLVERHSRYVMLVKVANKDTGSVITALIKQSKKLPGELYQSLTWDRGKELADHKRLALASNVEVYFCDPRSPWQRGSNENTNRLLRQYLPHGTDLSLQSQAQLSAIARQLNERPRKTLLYQTPAEKFAECVAAIS from the coding sequence ATGAAGCAGCGGCGGCGGATCTACTATTCGGCGGCCCAGCGGGCTGAGATCTGGGATCGCTGGAAGGCCGGCGAGTCGATGAGTTCGATTGGGCGGCGGTTCGATCGGGAGTCCTCTTCGGTGTTCTCGGTGCTTTCGCCGACGGGCGGCATTCGGCCTCCAGACCGGCGGCGGGCGCCGCGGGCGCTCACTCTCAGCGAGCGGGAGGAAATCTCCCGAGGGCTCAGCACCCGCCGGTCGCTGCGCGTGATCGCTCGGCAATTGGGCCGATCACCGTCCACGGTCAGTCGCGAGGTTCAGCGCAACGGCGGGCCGGATCGCTACCGCGCGGCGCGCTCCGATCAGGCGGCCTGGGACCGGGCCTTGCGTCCCAAGCCGTGCAAGCTGGCTTGCCGACCCGGTCTGGCCCGGACAGTATCCGGCAAGCTGCAGCGGAACTGGTCGCCCGAGCAGATCGCCGGCTGGCTCAAGCGCACCTGCCCCCGGGAGCCACACAATCAAGTGTCGCACGAGACGATCTACCGCAGCCTGTTCATCCAGACCCGTGGGGTGCTGAAGAAGGAACTGCTGGACCACCTGAGGGCCCGGCGAACGATCCGCCGCTCCCGGCACGCCAGCCTGAAGCGGAACGGCCTGGGCCAGATCAGGGACGCCGTCTCCATCAGCGAAAGGCCGGCCTCCGTCGAGGATCGTGCGGTCCCTGGTCACTGGGAAGGCGACCTGATCGGCGGCTCCCGGAACAGCTACGTCGCCACGCTGGTCGAGCGGCATTCGCGCTACGTGATGCTGGTCAAGGTCGCCAACAAAGACACCGGGAGCGTCATCACCGCCCTGATCAAACAGTCGAAGAAACTGCCCGGCGAACTCTATCAGTCCCTGACCTGGGACCGAGGCAAGGAGTTGGCCGACCACAAGCGGCTGGCCCTCGCTTCGAACGTCGAGGTCTACTTCTGCGATCCCAGGTCACCCTGGCAACGTGGCTCGAACGAGAACACCAACCGGCTCCTGCGCCAGTATCTTCCCCACGGAACCGACCTGTCCCTGCAAAGCCAGGCCCAGCTCAGCGCCATCGCCCGTCAGCTCAACGAACGGCCCAGAAAGACCTTGCTCTATCAAACCCCAGCCGAGAAGTTCGCCGAGTGTGTTGCGGCGATCAGTTGA